CGGCCCGGTCGACGCGTCGCGCCGTGCGCCGGTCGCTGCGCGACCACTGGACGAGCAGGGCGAGCATCACGAGCACGAGCGGGATCTCGCCGGCCGACCATGCGATGCTGCCGCCGACCTTCTGATCGGAGAACAGGTCGTAGTTCCACGGCAGGGCCAGGCCACGGTAGTAGCTCTCGGCCATCACCGTGCCCATGCTCATGAGGGTCACGCCGAAGAAGGCGTGGAACGGGAGCGAGCCGAAGACCATCGCCAGCTTCGTCACGGGCTGCAGGTCGCGTGGCGACGGGTCGACGCCGATCACCACCCAGTAGAACAGGTAGCCGCTGAGCAGGAAGTGCAGGTTCATCAGGACGTGGGCGGTGTGACTGTCGATGAACGCGGTGAAGATCCCTCCGAGATACAACGCGTAGAAACCGCCGACGAACATCACCGATGCGACGATCGGATGCGTGAAGAAGCGCGACAGCGGGCTGTGCAGGAACTCGAGGATCCATTCGCGCGGGCCGGGAGGGGCGTTGCGTCCGGCCGGCTTGAACGCACGCAGGGCGAGGGTCATCGCCCCGCCGAGCGCCAGAAGTACGGGAGCGAGCATCGACAGGGCCATGTGCGCGCCCATGTGCACGCTGAACATCGCCGGCGAGTACATCCCGACGCCCGAACTGGTGGCGACGAACAGCACGAAGCAACCCGAGAACCAGGCGATCGACCGGCCGACCGGCCACGAGTCGCCGCGCTTGCGCAGCGTCCACAGACCGATGGCGTAGGCGGCGGCGAACACGAGAGCAGCCGTGCCGAAGATCAGGTCGAAGCGCCACTGGCCGAAGAACAGGCTCACGAACGACGGCGGTACGTCGAGCTGGTAGCCGAGCTCGACCTCCTGGATCGTCGGTACCGAGGCCGGCGGCGGCGGGGGCGTGCGGCCGAGTCCCACGGCCAGGCCGATGGTCGCGGCGAGGACGAACGCCTCGGCGAGGGTGAACCGGACGAGAGCGGACCGGCTGGTGGGGTCGGCCTCGAGGGCCGGAAGCGCCCGGCGTCGCTGAGCCCAGCCGAAGATGCCGAGCAGGACCAGCGCGACGGTCTTCGCGAGCAGCAACCCGCCGTAGGTGGTGGTCGTCAGGTCGTCGAACGACATGCGGACCGCGGCGTTGATCACGCCGCTGACAGCCATCACGACGAACGCGAGTCCGGCGACGAAGGAGAACCGCCGGGCGGCGACATCGGTGTGCTCCCCTCCCCGCATCGAATGGGCGAGCAGCGCGAACAACCCGCCGGCCCAGACGGACGCCGCGCCGAGGTGCAGCACGAGGCTGTTGGTCGCCATATCGTGCGAACCACCCGACGAGGAGTGCCCGGTCAGGGCGATCGGCATGAGGGCGACGAACGACAGCAGCAACAGATACGGCGTCCACGACCAGCGCACTGCGAGTCGGGTCAGCAGCGCGGTGATCAGCGCGAGCACGGTCGTCCAGGCCCAGGCCAGCGCGACCTCCACCTGACCGAGCGCCGAGAACAGGTTCTCCGGACGGATGGCCTCACTCAGCGGACTGCCGGAAGTGTCGGACAAGGTCAGCGGCACCATCAGCGCCGCTGTCACGGCCCACACCGTCGCCGCGACGCCCGCCGTCCGCACGGCGCGATAACCGCCGACGTCGAGTACCCCGCTCCGCTGCGGGGGCACGAGGAAGGCGGCGAAGAACAGCGAGCCGATCGTGATGACCGTCGCGATCTCGGAGATCGCGCGGACCGCCGGGAGACCGTAGGTGGTGAGCGGACCGGGATCGGGGATGCCGAGCAACACCAGAGCCTGCGCAGCGGACAGTCCGACCGCGAACGCCGCGACGAGGGCGGCGAGGAGGCCGAAGAGAATCAGCAGTGCCGGCGGGTTTCCCCTCATGGGGGCGGGCGCCGGAGGCTGCGCGGGAGACGCGAGCTCGGATGTTGCCATGCCTACCAGGGTAGGACGTTCACGCCATGACCTACGACACGCCGTCGGAGTCCCCCGTCCCCCGTATCCGTGGACGTAACAACGTCGACGGCGTGCTGCAGGGCCACGAGTGTGTCGGCCGCCACCATCGCGTCGCAGTGTGGAAGCGCGGCGGACATCGACCCGGTCGAGGGCGTGAAACCGGACTGCCCGGCCCGGGGGTTGAGCCACACCAGCCGGTGCGCGCGACGCCGGATCCTGGCCAGGACGTGGGCGAGTTCGGTGGGATCGTCGCTGTCCCAACCGTCGGACGCGACGACGACGATCGCTCCGCGCATCAGGTGTCCGTGATGGGAGGCGACCACCTCGGCGAGCGAACCGGCGATGCGGGTGCCTCCGAACCGCGTCCGTACCCGCTCGTTGGCGACGCCGATCGCCTGATCGACCGACCGGTGCCGGAGGACCGGCGTCAGACGCGCAGCTGTGGTGGAGAACACGAAGACCTCAGCCGTTCCGGTGTGGGCGAGCGCACGCACGAGATGCAGATACACCCCGATGTAGGGACGCATGGAACGGCTGACATCGCAGAACACGACGACCTGCCGCCGGCGTCGACCCGGTCGCGTGCGGATCAGCCGGAGCGGCTCGAACCCCGTGCCGCGGGAGGCTGCGATGCTCGCGCGGATGTCGACGCGTCCGGTGTGGCGTTGCACCCGGCGGCGGGTGCGGCGGATCGCCCAGCGCGCTCCGGCCGCCTCGATCCATGTCTCGAGGAGTGCGAGTTGCGCCGGGTCGAGGTCGTCGAACCGCTGATCGGCGATCTCGACCAGTGCGCTCGCCACCTCGCGCCCCGGGCGGCCGGGTGCCCGCTCCCCCTCTGCGGATTCGACGATCGTCCTGGTGACCCATGGAACGTCGTGCCCGGAAGTGGGAACCCCGATGGGCCGGCTGGGTCCGTCCGGTGTCGACGCCCCCGGCGCGCCTTCGTCCTCGGGTCCCGTGCGACGGGCGTGCGGGTCGAGCGGAACTGGTGCCTCGCCGAACACCCGGTCGAAGACCGTATCGAAGGTGGACAGGCTCTCGTACCGGTCGACGAGGGTGAGCCGCGCGGTCCAGTACAACCGAGTCCGCGTGGTTGGCGGACACGCACGCAAGCCGCGCGTGAAGGTCGCCGCTCCGTCCGCCGGGACCACGATCCCGGCGGACCTGAGCCGGTCGACCAACGCGACTGTGAAGGCGGCGTGATCGACCCCGGGGAGCAGCCCGGCGCTCATTACACTTCGGTGGAGACGAAGCGGGTCAGCGCCTCCCCCAGCGCGTCGCCGTCGTCGGGAGTCTTCGCCAGTGCCGCGAGCGACATCGCCGCTTCGGGCCGGACGAGGTCGGTGACACCGAGCGCGGCGAGGGCCGATACCCAGTCGATGGTCTCCACGATTCCGGGTGCCTTGTCGAGATCGAGTCCGCGGGCCACCGCGACGAAATCTGTGGCACGTTCGACGAGCGCGAGGTTCGCCGATGGCACCGTGCGACGCAGGATCGCCACCGCCCGGGCGCGGTCGGGGTAGTCGATCCAGTGGTACAGGCAACGTCGCCGCAGTGCGTCGTGTAGGTCGCGGCTCCGATTCGAGGTCAGCACGACAACGGGCGGGCGGGTCGCGGTGAGGGTGCCGAGTTCGGGAATGGTGACGGCGAACTCCCCCAGGAACTCGAGCAGCAACGCCTCGAATTCGTCGTCGGCACGGTCGATCTCGTCGACGAGCAGAACGGCGGGTGTGTCGCCGCGGTGGCGGACGCAGCGCAGGATGGGGCGTTCGAGGAGGTATTCCTCGGAGTACAGGTCGGCTTCGGCGGGAACGTCGCCGCGCGCCTCGGCGAGCCGGATCGCGAGCAACTGGCGTTGGTAGTTCCAGTCGTAGAGGGCCTCGGCGACCGACAGTCCCTCGTAGCACTGCAACCGGATCAGCGGGCTGCCGAGAATCTGCGCGAGCACCTTGGCGGCAGTGGTCTTGCCGACCCCAGGTTCGCCCTCGAGCAACAGCGGTCGCCCCAATGCGACGGCGAGGTGGATCGCGGCGGCGGTGCCCTGATCGAGTAGGTGATCGTGGCTGTCGAATCTGGCCATCACGTCGTCGACGCCGGTGAAGATGCCCGGAGAGGACGGGTCGGTCACGCGACGTCGTCCTTCTCGAAGCGGCTGCGGCAACCCGGGCAGCAGAACCACATCGTCCGGCCCGCAACGACGAGGTGCGGGGTGGACTCGGTGATCGTGACGGTCATCCCGCACACCGGGTCGACGGCCGTCTGCGGCTTCGACTCCGTCTCCCTCGGCACCTCGACGCGTCGACAACTCTCCTCGGAGGGGCGGATGAGGCTGCCGCTGCGCGCGACTCGCACGATGTCGGCCACGATCGACAGACCGATCTCCGCGGGGGTGCGGGCACCGATATCGAGCCCGACCGGGGTGTGCACGTGGGCACGCTCGTCGTCGGTCGGATCCACCTCGTCGAGCACCGCGGCGCCACGGGTGTGACTGGCGACCAGACCGATATAGCGGCTTCCGGCGTCGAGCGCCGCGCGGATCACACTCCCCTCGTCGCCTCCGTGACTCGCGACGATCACCACCGACGCCTCGGCAGGCACTCGCGTCCCGCGAATCCGTTCCACCGAGTAGTCGACGCGCCGCGCGAAGTCGCTCACGGCGTCGGCCACGGGCGAGTCCCCGAAGACGGCCACCACGAGCGCAGGCATCCGCGGCTCGAGAAAGATCTCGGTGGCCCCACCGGACATGCACGGGTTGACCGCGATCGTCGCCCCCGGGGTGTCGGGGAACTCGGCGGCTCCGGCCGGCAGCACCCGTAGGAGCATGCTCTCCCCTCGCTCGAGCACCGTGCGGGACATTTCGCGCACCGAGTTCTCGGTGCACTGTCCGCCGACGAACCCCTCGATCGTGCCGTCGGCGTGGACGAGCGCCCGGTCGCCCGAGTGCGCGGACGTCGGCGGCTGTGCCCGTACGACGGTCGCTTCCACGAACGGGCGGCGTTCGCTGCGCAACTGTGCTGCCCGCACCGCAAGGTCCATGTCCTCGTACTCCGCTCGTTCCACTCGAATCCTTCTGTCGCGTCGCTCAGATCGGCGGGGTCGCGCGACCCTGCATGGCTTCCCACACCCGCGACGGTGTCAACGGCATGTCGGCGTGCCGGACGCCGAGGGGTTTCAACGCATCGACCACGGCGTTGACGATCGCGGGCGGGGAACCGACCGTGGCGGATTCGCCGATGCCCTTCGCGCCGATCGGGTGATGCGGTGACGGAGTGACGGTGAACGCCGTCTCGAGCGTGGGTACCTCGAGGGCGGTGGGGATCAGGTAGTCCATGAACGACCCGCCCAGGCAGGTGCCGTTCTCGTCGAACGCGATCATCTCCATCAGGGCCATGCCGATCCCGTCGACGATGCCACCGTGCACCTGCCCTTCGATGATCATCGGGTTGATGCGGGTGCCGCAGTCGTCCACGGCCAGGAACCGGCGGATCTTCACCTCCGCGGTGCCGGGATCGACGTCGACGACACAGAAGTAGGCGCCATAGGGATAGGTGAGGTTCTCGGGGTTGTAGCAGATCTGCGCCTCGAGACCGCCTTCGAGACCTTCGGGCAGATCGCCGGCGCCGTGGGCCCGCATCGCGATGTCCTGGATCGTGACCGCCGCCGACGGGTCGCCCTTGACTCGGAAGGTGCCCTTCTCCCATTCGAGATCGGCGACGGAGACCTCGAGCATGCCCGATGCGATTATCTTCGCCTTGTCGCGCACCTTGCGGGCTACCAGCGCGGCGGCCGCGCCGGACACCGGTGTCGAGCGGCTTCCGTAGGTGCCGAGCCCGAAGGGGGTGTTGTCGGTGTCTCCGTGGACGACGTCGATGTCGTCGGGCGGGATGCCGATCTCCTCCGCGACGATCTGCGCGAAAGTCGTCTCGTGTCCTTGCCCCTGGGACTGCACCGACAATCTCACCACGGCCTTGCCGGTGGGATGGACACGCAGTTCGCAGCCGTCGGCCATGCCGAGACCGAGGATGTCCATGTCCTTGCGCGGACCGGCGCCGACGGCCTCGGTGAAGAACGACATGCCGATACCCATCAGCTCACCCCGTGCGCGGCGTTCGGCCTGCTCGCGGCGCAGCTCGTCGTAGCCGACGATGTCCATGGCCTTGCGCATGGTGGTCTCGTAGTCGCCCGAGTCGTACTTCCAGCCGGTCTTGCTCGTGTAGGGGAACTGATCAGGGCGCAGGAGGTTTTTCAGGCGCAGTTCCGCAGGGTCCATGTCGAGGTCGTAGGCGAGGCAGTCGACGAGCCGTTCGACGAAGTACACGGCCTCGGTGATGCGGAACGAGCAGGCGTAGGCGACGCCGCCGGGTGCCTTGTTGGTGTAGACCGCGGTCATGTGGGAGTAGGCGGCCTCGATGTCGTAACTGCCGGTGAACACACCGAAGAAGCCGGCCGGATATTTCACCGGGGCCGCGGTGGCGTTGAAGGCGCCGTGGTCGGCGAGGACACGGGACCTGATCGCGAGGATGCGACCTTCCTTCGTCGCCGCGATCTCCCCGACCATGATGTAGTCGCGTGCGAAGCCGGTGCTCATGAGGTTCTCGCTGCGGTCCTCCATCCACTTCACCGGATGACCGGTGACCAGCGACGCGACGATCGCTCCGACGTAGCCGGGGTAGATGGGGACCTTATTGCCGAATCCCCCGCCGATGTCGGGTGAGATGACGCGGATCTTGTGCTCGGGCAGACCCGCCACCAGCGCGTACAGCGTGCGATGGGCGTGCGGGGCCTGTGTGGTGGACCAGAGCGTCAGCTTCCCGGAGATCCGGTCGTAATCGGCGACCGCACCGCAGGTCTCCATCGGCGCGGGATGCACGCGTGGATAGACGATCTCCTGCCGGGTGACGACGTCGGCCTTCGCGAAGACCGCGTCGGTGGCCGCGGCATCGCCGGTTTCCCAGTCGAAGCAGTGGTTGTCGGTCTTGCCGTCGAGATCGGTCCGGATCACCGGTGCCTCGGGCGACAGCGCCGTGCGCACGTCGACGACCGGGTCGAGCATCTCGTAGTCGACGTCGATCAGTTCGAGGGCGTCGCGCGCCGAGTAGTGGTCGTCGGCGACGACGAAGGCGACCTCCTGACCGTGGAAGCGCACCTTGTCGGTGGCCAGCACGGCCTGTACGTCGTTCGACAGCGTCGGCATCCAGGCGAGTCCCTTCTCTGCCAGATCGGCGCCCGTGATCACCGCCCGCACCTTCGGGTGCGCGAGGGCGGCGGACGTATCGATGCCGTTGATGCGCGCATGCGCAACCGGCGATCGGAGCACCGCGAGATGCAGCATGCCGGGCAGCCGGACGTCGTCGACGTAGTTGCCGCGGCCCCGCACGAACCGCGGGTCCTCCTTGCGCAGCATCCGGCCGTGTCCGCACGGCTTGCCATCGTTGTCCTGTTCCTCCGGGCGTGTGTCCGGTTCGACCGCGGTCATCACGACACCTCCGTGGGTTGCGCCTTCGAGGAGTGTTCGGCGGCCCACCGGACCGACCGGACGATGGTGGTGTAGCCGGTGCAGCGGCAGATCTGCCCGGAGATCGCCTCGCGGATCGTCGCCTCGTCGGGGTCGGGATCGCGGTCGAGCAGGGACCGCGCGGTGATCATCATTCCCGGGGTGCAGAAGCCGCACTGCAGTCCGTGGCAGCGCACGAAGCCTTCCTGCACGGGGTCGAGGACACCGTCGCGTTCGAGTCCCTCGACGGTGAGCACCTCGTGGCCGGCGGCCATGACCGCCAGCGTGGTGCACGACTTCACCGGCTCGCCGTCCACGGCGACGACACACGTACCGCAGTTGCTCGTGTCGCAACCCCAGTGGGTTCCGGTCAGACCGAGGTGGTCGCGCAGGAAGTGCACGAGCAGCGTCCGGGGTTCGACGTCGGCGGTGACACTCTCGCCGTTGACCGTCATCGAGATCTGCATCGGTTCACACCCTTTCGGTGACGCCGAGACGTTCGGCGGATTGGCGCAGGGCCCGCACCGTCAACTCCGATGCGAGGTGACGCTTGTAGGCGGCGGTGCCGCGCTGATCGGTCTCGGGATCGCATGCCGACGCGGCCGCCGCTCCCGCCTCGCGGAAGAGTTCCTCCGAGGCCGGCGAGCCGCGCAACAGCTCGGACACCCTCGACAGCGCCGCCTCGTCGGCGCGCACCGCCGTCAGCCCGACACGCGCGTCGGTGATGCGTCCGTCGTCCGACATCCACAGCGCGGCGCCCGCGGCGGCCACCGCCCAGTCGCCGGTGCGACGCTCGACCTTCTCGTACGCACTGGCCCCGGTGCCCTTCCTCGGCAGCCGCACCTCGACGAGCAGTTCGTTCGGGGCGACCGCCGTCTCGTAGGGGCCGAGATGGAAGTCGTGGAAATCGAGCTCGCGCACCCCGCCCGGTCCGCGTACGACACAGGTCGCGCCGAGCACTGCACACACGGTGGACAGATCCTCGGCAGGATCTGCCTGACACAACGACCCACCGAGCGTTCCACGATTGCGGACGACAGGATCGGCGATCACGCGCTCGGCATCGCGGAAGATCGGGAAGATCTCGGCGAGTTCGTCGGATTCGAGAAGCCGGCGGTGCCGGACCAGGGCACCGAGGCGCACGGACCCGGGTTCGAACACGATGTGATCGAGTTCGTCCGCGAGATCGTTGATGTCGATCAAGTACTCCGGATTCGCGAGCCGAAGTTTCATCATCGGCAGCAGACTGTGCCCGCCGGCGACGACCCGGGCCCCCTCTCCGTGCCGGTCGAGCAACTCGACGGCGTGATCCACTCCGGTGGCACGCTCGTACTCGAATGGGCCAGGAACCTGCATGAAGAACTCCCGCCATCAGGTGGCGCGGACCGGTTTCCCCCACCAGCCGCCCACGATTCCCCCTTGGTGCGCTCATAGTAGACCCGACTCGAGATCGATGCGACGAAACGGGCGAATCGGAATCGAATCGTTCCCTTGCGGTCGACGGTGTGTGCCGTAACGCCGCCGTCGTCCGGAGTCCTCGGCGGTGCGAGCGGATAGCGTGGAAGGAGCCGACCGGCGGACCCGACGGGAGCACCACACAGATCCATGGACGTGATCAACGAATTCATCATCGGCCAGGCCGCAGCCCTGTGGGTCTACCCGTTGCTCTTCGCCGTGTGCATCCTCGACGGCTTCTTCCCACCGGTGCCCAGCGAGACCGTCCTGGTGACCCTGTCGTCCCTCTCCGGCTCGACCGGGCGTCCTTACCTGTGGATCGTCATCGTGCTCGCGGCGCTCGGCGCGATCATCGGTGACAACATCGCGTACGCGATCGGACGGAAGGTCGGTACCGAACGGTTCCGGTGGATGCGCCGCCCGAGGGCACGAGCCGCTTTCGCGTGGGCGCGGCGCGGACTCGACAAGCGCGGCGCCGCAGTGATCCTCACGGCGCGATACATCCCGATCGGCCGGATCGCTGTGAACATGACGGCCGGAGCGACCCGCTACCCGCGGCAGAAGTTCGTGCCGCTCACGATCCTCGGTGGCACGACCTGGGCGCTGTACTCGGCGTTCGTGGGGCGCCTCGTCGGCGGTTGGTTCGAATCGCAGCCGCTGTTCGGCGCCGCGGTCGCCATCTGCGTCGCGGTGGTCCTGGGTGTCGGAATCGACCATCTCATCCAACGGTTCAAGACCGGTCGAGTGGACGTTCCGCGGGGCGAATCGAGCCCCGACGACGAACGGGGCAGCACGCTCGAGCGCTGACCCCGGCGGGTACGAGGGTGTGTGCGGCGACCTCGGGGAGCACCCGCTAAGATTCTGGCCGCGCCTCCGTAGCTCAGCTGGATAGAGCAAGAGCCTTCTAATCTCTAGGTCGCAGGTTCGAGTCCTGCCGGGGGCACCTCGACCGCCGGCGGACCACCCGTCGCGGGGCCGCACATCATACCGGTGAACTGGGCATTTCGCCCGGCAGACAGGCCGTTCGGATCGTGTGTTTCTCATCCCACCTTGCCGCAGGGTTAACACATGCTAAGGGCCACGTCCTATAGTTCTCGTCGTAAATCCCGTGTTACAGAATCCTCACAGAGTCAGGTAGGTGGGCGTGTCGACATCGGACCGCATCGAAGAGATCTACGAGCAGGTCAAGGCCCGCAACGCAGGTGAACCCGAATTCCACCAGGCTGCGGCCGAAGTGTTCGAGTCTCTGCATGTCGTGCTCGAGCGGCACCCCGGATACTTCGAATCCGGTCTGATCGAGCGCCTGTGCGAGCCGGAGCGGCAGATCATCTTCCGCGTGCCGTGGATCGATGATCAAGGTAACGTCCACGTCAACCGTGGCTTCCGCGTGCAGTACAACAGCGTTCTCGGCCCCTATAAGGGCGGGCTGCGCTTCCACCCGAGCGTCAACCTCGGCATCGTCAAGTTCCTCGGCTTCGAGCAGATCTTCAAGAACGCCCTCACCGGCCTGCCCATCGGCGGCGGCAAGGGCGGCTCGGACTTCGACCCCAAGGGTCGCTCCGAGCAGGAGATCATGCGCTTCTGCCAGTCGTTCATGACCGAGCTGCACCGCCACATCGGTGAGTACACCGACGTCCCGGCCGGTGACATCGGCGTCGGCGGCCGCGAGATCGGGTACCTGTTCGGCCAGTACAAGCGCCTCACCAACTCCTACGAGTCCGGCGTCCTTACCGGCAAGGGCCTGACCTGGGGTGGTTCGCAGGTGCGCAAGGAGGCCACCGGTTACGGCGCGGCCTACTTCGTCAACGAGATGGCCAAGACCGCCGGCACCTCGCTCGACGGCCGCACCGCCGTCGTCTCGGGTTCGGGCAACGTCGCGATCTACGCCATCGAGAAGATCCACCAGCTCGGCGGCACCGCGATCGCGTGCTCCGACTCCTCCGGCTACATCGTCGACCGCAAGGGCCTCGACGTCGCTCTCCTCAAGGAGATCAAGGAGGTCCGCCGCGGACGCATCTCCGAGTACGTCGACGAGCGCGGCGACGCCGAGTTCTTCCCCGGCGGCAACATCTGGAACGTGCCGTGCGACGTCGCACTGCCGTGCGCCACGCAGAACGAACTCGACGAGGACTCGGCGAAGACCCTCGTCAACAACGGCGTGAAGATCGTCGCCGAGGGCGCCAACATGCCCACCACCCCGGGCGGCATCAGTGTCTTCCGCGACGCCGGAGTCGCCTTCGCGCCCGGCAAGGCCGCCAACGCCGGTGGTGTGGCGACCTCGGCGCTGGAGATGCAGCAGAACGCCTCGCGCGACTCGTGGCACTTCGACTACACCGACGAGCGTCTCGCCGGGATCATGGCAGACATCCACGGCCGCTGCGTCGAGACCGCCGCCGAGTACGGCAAGCCGGGCGACTACATCCACGGCGCCAACATCGCCGGCTTCGTGAAGGTCGCCGACGCCATGTTCGCACTGGGCGTCATCTGACGCTGTGTTCGCACTGGGCGTCACCTGACGACTGATTCTTCATGCGAAGTGCGGGTACCGACGAGTTCGGTACCCGCACTTCGCGTTTCGGGTGAAGGGTCGTCCCGCCGGAGAGTGCGGGGACGGCGACTCTAGCGGACGATCTGGCGGCGGTCGTCAGGGAGCCGGCGTGTGCGACCCGCCTTGTCGAGCCGGTCGAGCAACGGCAGGACCACCCGCCGTGTCGTTCCCAGGCGTTCGCGCGCGGCACTGGTCGTGAAGGGCTGGTCCAATTCGCCCAGCAGCTCCACGGCCGTGTCGGCGGCGTCGGGGAGCAGGACGATGCCCGGGCCCGCCCGCCACAACCGTCCGCTGCGTTCGGCCGCGCCGAGGGCCCGGTCGTCGAGGCCGAGCTCGCGTAGGCGATCGGCGGTCGGGGCCGCGAACGGGGCGGCCGACAGGTCGCGGCGCACCTGCTCGACGGCTTTGCGGATCTTCGGCGGTAGACCGTCGGCGCCGGGAGCGATCACCCGCCCCCCGACCACTTCGAGCGGAGGTCGCACCAGCGCCCGGACGAGGTCCGGTGTGGGAAGACGCAGCTGCGACGCCAGCACCGTCAACGGCGCCGCCGGATCCAGTGGATGGGTGCGGGCATGGGCCTGCACGAGTGTGGGCAGCCGGTCGGCGACGGTCTTCGCGAGACCGGGTGCGACGAGCCACGGCCCGACCGTCAGGTGCTCTCCCCGTGCGAGTGGGATGCCCAACTGTCGCAACCGTTGCCGGTGCAGGAGTCCGCGGCGGGCGAGTTCGTCGGCCAGGTGCGGCGTCCCGTCGGCCCCTGCCAGTTGCAGCGCGCGGCGTGCCGCCGCGCCGCGACGCCGGAATCGGGGTGGATCGGGGTCGAGAACGTCGGCTCGCCAGATCATCCGGCGGCCCGGGTCGCGCAGCAACGCGCGGTCGCCGATCCGCAGGGGCAGCGGGCGGTCGAGGGTGAGCCGGACGAGATCGTCTGCCAGCGGACGGCACCGGACACCGACGTCCGCGGCTCCGATGTGCAGCACCGGAGCGACGGGCGGCCGGTCGTCGCCGCTGATCCGAACGTCGACGACGGTGGTGTGGTGCCACGCGCCGGGCGTGACGAGCACACTGCCCCGTCCCAGATCGTCGACCCGGCCGGTGAGATTGAGGGCGACCCTGGCCACGCCGCTCACCGCGCTCCGGTCGCGACCGAGTGCCTGCACGCTGCGGACCCGCAGCGGCGTGTCCCCCAGCACGAGG
This window of the Rhodococcus pyridinivorans genome carries:
- a CDS encoding DedA family protein: MDVINEFIIGQAAALWVYPLLFAVCILDGFFPPVPSETVLVTLSSLSGSTGRPYLWIVIVLAALGAIIGDNIAYAIGRKVGTERFRWMRRPRARAAFAWARRGLDKRGAAVILTARYIPIGRIAVNMTAGATRYPRQKFVPLTILGGTTWALYSAFVGRLVGGWFESQPLFGAAVAICVAVVLGVGIDHLIQRFKTGRVDVPRGESSPDDERGSTLER
- the gdhA gene encoding NADP-specific glutamate dehydrogenase, with translation MSTSDRIEEIYEQVKARNAGEPEFHQAAAEVFESLHVVLERHPGYFESGLIERLCEPERQIIFRVPWIDDQGNVHVNRGFRVQYNSVLGPYKGGLRFHPSVNLGIVKFLGFEQIFKNALTGLPIGGGKGGSDFDPKGRSEQEIMRFCQSFMTELHRHIGEYTDVPAGDIGVGGREIGYLFGQYKRLTNSYESGVLTGKGLTWGGSQVRKEATGYGAAYFVNEMAKTAGTSLDGRTAVVSGSGNVAIYAIEKIHQLGGTAIACSDSSGYIVDRKGLDVALLKEIKEVRRGRISEYVDERGDAEFFPGGNIWNVPCDVALPCATQNELDEDSAKTLVNNGVKIVAEGANMPTTPGGISVFRDAGVAFAPGKAANAGGVATSALEMQQNASRDSWHFDYTDERLAGIMADIHGRCVETAAEYGKPGDYIHGANIAGFVKVADAMFALGVI
- the selB gene encoding selenocysteine-specific translation elongation factor, whose protein sequence is MQVVATAGHVDHGKSTLVEALTGANPDRLAEERRRGLTIELGYCWTSWPEVGEVAFVDVPGHERFLTTMLAGVGSVPAALFVVAADDPWMPQAAEHLAALDALRVRHAVVAVTRADLADPGPAAARAAAEVARTSLAGAPVVAVSGRTGMGLDDLRSALTTMVASLPDPDPQADVRLWVDRRFTVRGSGTVVTGTLPAGTVRVGDTLVLGDTPLRVRSVQALGRDRSAVSGVARVALNLTGRVDDLGRGSVLVTPGAWHHTTVVDVRISGDDRPPVAPVLHIGAADVGVRCRPLADDLVRLTLDRPLPLRIGDRALLRDPGRRMIWRADVLDPDPPRFRRRGAAARRALQLAGADGTPHLADELARRGLLHRQRLRQLGIPLARGEHLTVGPWLVAPGLAKTVADRLPTLVQAHARTHPLDPAAPLTVLASQLRLPTPDLVRALVRPPLEVVGGRVIAPGADGLPPKIRKAVEQVRRDLSAAPFAAPTADRLRELGLDDRALGAAERSGRLWRAGPGIVLLPDAADTAVELLGELDQPFTTSAARERLGTTRRVVLPLLDRLDKAGRTRRLPDDRRQIVR